In Ostrea edulis chromosome 4, xbOstEdul1.1, whole genome shotgun sequence, a single window of DNA contains:
- the LOC125671289 gene encoding protein O-linked-mannose beta-1,2-N-acetylglucosaminyltransferase 1-like isoform X1, which produces MLLRKKWLTRILQGGLLLILVVTVIINISFILETHKKNLDKERNTKEKEQASVFKEKREELPKEISLAVTSSKSLVHVTVNEVTVYQDDDFDVNRGIHLVVLNQATGSVMAKQVFDTYSAGEDQAMLNFLSRVSKNRVLIFAIKDEGSFQLKAPVRSVLREMGSVTVDRLSFRDMWIFICHKGGNVVSERHSKVESMGMWGNRITVKEVIKLVPLQDSKCSWPENDSRRQNFCEKMEGYGKVCDCDDPAPITFSPPKLEVDNLDNVAITVIASNRPQYLYRMLVKLLATAGVKPEMITVFIDGFFKEPLAVTRLLGLRGIQHTPLGKKNARVSQHYKASLTSTFELHPRALYTIIIEEDLDVSPDFFNYFSQTLPLMEEDNTLYCVSAWNDQGYSHSCKDPGLLYRVETMPGLGWLLKRKLFKEELEKQWPSPDKQWDWDMWMRLPMIRKNRECIIPDISRTYHFGSKGLNMNPYFQELYFKRHSILNQSAVILKDIDRMTSAKYEEMIEEILKSAKVVDHTKNPCDESLIPENKDTVHVMYIEMKDATHFVTWKQLAKCHHLWDLDDRGFHKSMWRLFLNGTPVMLVGVPASPYHSHKPDSVSPFVLQKLSEKPKN; this is translated from the exons ATGCTCCTGAGAAAGAAATGGCTCACAAGGATTTTACAG GGAGGCTTGCTGTTGATATTGGTGGTGACTGTGataataaacatttcattcATTCTGGAGACACATAAGAAAAACCTAGATAAAG AGAgaaataccaaagaaaaagaaCAAGCATCTGTCTTCAAGGAAAAAAGGGAGGAGTTACCCAAGGAAATTTCTCTTGCAGTCACCTCCAGCAAGTCTCTGGTGCATGTGACTGTGAATGAAGTCACG GTTTATCAGGATGATGATTTTGATGTCAACCGAGGAATTCATTTGGTGGTGCTCAATCAAGCCACT GGAAGTGTAATGGCTAAGCAGGTGTTTGATACATACAGTGCAGGGGAGGATCAAGCCATGCTGAATTTCCTCAGCCGCGTCTCCAAAAACCGAGTTCTCATCTTCGCAATCAAA GATGAGGGGTCGTTCCAGCTGAAGGCTCCAGTCCGTAGCGTCCTGCGAGAGATGGGCAGTGTGACAGTGGACAGATTGTCATTCAGAGACATGTGGATATTCATTTGTCACAAAGGAG GTAACGTCGTCAGTGAACGTCACAGTAAAGTGGAGAGTATGGGGATGTGGGGCAATCGCATCACAGTAAAGGAAGTCATTAAACTGGTTCCCTTACAAG ATTCTAAATGCTCTTGGCCAGAGAATGATTCGAGGCGACAGAACTTTTGTGAGAAGATGGAGGGATATGGTAAAGTGTGTGACTGTGATGATCCCGCCCCGATCACTTTCAGTCCTCCCAAG CTGGAAGTGGACAATTTGGACAATGTCGCGATAACAGTCATTGCTAGCAACCGACCACAGTATCTCTACAG AATGCTTGTGAAGCTGTTGGCGACAGCTGGAGTGAAGCCGGAGATGATCACGGTCTTCATCGATGGATTTTTTAAG GAGCCCCTGGCGGTGACCAGACTTCTGGGGTTGAGAGGGATCCAGCACACTCCCCTAGGAAAGAAGAATGCCCGGGTTAGTCAGCACTACAAGGCCAGCCTCACTTCCACATTCGAACTGCACCCT AGGGCGCTGTACACTATCATTATAGAAGAGGATCTGGATGTGTCACCTGATTTCTTCAA TTACTTCAGCCAGACTCTACCATTGATGGAGGAGGACAACACCTTATACTGTGTCTCCGCTTGGAATGACCAG GGGTACTCTCACTCCTGTAAGGACCCGGGGCTGTTGTACAGAGTGGAGACAATGCCAGGGCTTGGATGGCTGCTAAAAAGGAAACTCTTCAAGGAGGAGCTAGAGAAACAATGGCCGTCACCTGATAAA CAGTGGGATTGGGACATGTGGATGAGGCTACCCATGATAAGGAAGAACAGAGAATGCATCATCCCGGACATCTCGCGCACATATCACTTCGGGTCCAAAGGACTCAACATGAACCCTTACTTCCAAGAACTTTACTTCAAGAGACATTCCATTTTAAACCAGTCTGCTGTCATTTTGAAGGATATAGACAG AATGACATCAGCTAAGTATGAGGAGATGATTGAAGAAATTCTCAAATCGGCTAAAGTTGTTGATCACACAAAAAATCCTTGTGATGAGAGTCTCATTCCGGAAAACAAG GACACTGTCCATGTGATGTACATAGAGATGAAGGATGCGACACACTTTGTGACTTGGAAACAGCTTGCTAAG
- the LOC125671289 gene encoding protein O-linked-mannose beta-1,2-N-acetylglucosaminyltransferase 1-like isoform X3 → MLLRKKWLTRILQGGLLLILVVTVIINISFILETHKKNLDKERNTKEKEQASVFKEKREELPKEISLAVTSSKSLVHVTVNEVTVYQDDDFDVNRGIHLVVLNQATGSVMAKQVFDTYSAGEDQAMLNFLSRVSKNRVLIFAIKDEGSFQLKAPVRSVLREMGSVTVDRLSFRDMWIFICHKGGNVVSERHSKVESMGMWGNRITVKEVIKLVPLQDSKCSWPENDSRRQNFCEKMEGYGKVCDCDDPAPITFSPPKLEVDNLDNVAITVIASNRPQYLYRMLVKLLATAGVKPEMITVFIDGFFKEPLAVTRLLGLRGIQHTPLGKKNARVSQHYKASLTSTFELHPRALYTIIIEEDLDVSPDFFNYFSQTLPLMEEDNTLYCVSAWNDQGYSHSCKDPGLLYRVETMPGLGWLLKRKLFKEELEKQWPSPDKQWDWDMWMRLPMIRKNRECIIPDISRTYHFGSKGLNMNPYFQELYFKRHSILNQSAVILKDIDRMTSAKYEEMIEEILKSAKVVDHTKNPCDESLIPENKVVFLNQ, encoded by the exons ATGCTCCTGAGAAAGAAATGGCTCACAAGGATTTTACAG GGAGGCTTGCTGTTGATATTGGTGGTGACTGTGataataaacatttcattcATTCTGGAGACACATAAGAAAAACCTAGATAAAG AGAgaaataccaaagaaaaagaaCAAGCATCTGTCTTCAAGGAAAAAAGGGAGGAGTTACCCAAGGAAATTTCTCTTGCAGTCACCTCCAGCAAGTCTCTGGTGCATGTGACTGTGAATGAAGTCACG GTTTATCAGGATGATGATTTTGATGTCAACCGAGGAATTCATTTGGTGGTGCTCAATCAAGCCACT GGAAGTGTAATGGCTAAGCAGGTGTTTGATACATACAGTGCAGGGGAGGATCAAGCCATGCTGAATTTCCTCAGCCGCGTCTCCAAAAACCGAGTTCTCATCTTCGCAATCAAA GATGAGGGGTCGTTCCAGCTGAAGGCTCCAGTCCGTAGCGTCCTGCGAGAGATGGGCAGTGTGACAGTGGACAGATTGTCATTCAGAGACATGTGGATATTCATTTGTCACAAAGGAG GTAACGTCGTCAGTGAACGTCACAGTAAAGTGGAGAGTATGGGGATGTGGGGCAATCGCATCACAGTAAAGGAAGTCATTAAACTGGTTCCCTTACAAG ATTCTAAATGCTCTTGGCCAGAGAATGATTCGAGGCGACAGAACTTTTGTGAGAAGATGGAGGGATATGGTAAAGTGTGTGACTGTGATGATCCCGCCCCGATCACTTTCAGTCCTCCCAAG CTGGAAGTGGACAATTTGGACAATGTCGCGATAACAGTCATTGCTAGCAACCGACCACAGTATCTCTACAG AATGCTTGTGAAGCTGTTGGCGACAGCTGGAGTGAAGCCGGAGATGATCACGGTCTTCATCGATGGATTTTTTAAG GAGCCCCTGGCGGTGACCAGACTTCTGGGGTTGAGAGGGATCCAGCACACTCCCCTAGGAAAGAAGAATGCCCGGGTTAGTCAGCACTACAAGGCCAGCCTCACTTCCACATTCGAACTGCACCCT AGGGCGCTGTACACTATCATTATAGAAGAGGATCTGGATGTGTCACCTGATTTCTTCAA TTACTTCAGCCAGACTCTACCATTGATGGAGGAGGACAACACCTTATACTGTGTCTCCGCTTGGAATGACCAG GGGTACTCTCACTCCTGTAAGGACCCGGGGCTGTTGTACAGAGTGGAGACAATGCCAGGGCTTGGATGGCTGCTAAAAAGGAAACTCTTCAAGGAGGAGCTAGAGAAACAATGGCCGTCACCTGATAAA CAGTGGGATTGGGACATGTGGATGAGGCTACCCATGATAAGGAAGAACAGAGAATGCATCATCCCGGACATCTCGCGCACATATCACTTCGGGTCCAAAGGACTCAACATGAACCCTTACTTCCAAGAACTTTACTTCAAGAGACATTCCATTTTAAACCAGTCTGCTGTCATTTTGAAGGATATAGACAG AATGACATCAGCTAAGTATGAGGAGATGATTGAAGAAATTCTCAAATCGGCTAAAGTTGTTGATCACACAAAAAATCCTTGTGATGAGAGTCTCATTCCGGAAAACAAG GTCGTTTTTCTGAATCAATGA
- the LOC125671289 gene encoding protein O-linked-mannose beta-1,2-N-acetylglucosaminyltransferase 1-like isoform X2, translated as MAHKDFTERNTKEKEQASVFKEKREELPKEISLAVTSSKSLVHVTVNEVTVYQDDDFDVNRGIHLVVLNQATGSVMAKQVFDTYSAGEDQAMLNFLSRVSKNRVLIFAIKDEGSFQLKAPVRSVLREMGSVTVDRLSFRDMWIFICHKGGNVVSERHSKVESMGMWGNRITVKEVIKLVPLQDSKCSWPENDSRRQNFCEKMEGYGKVCDCDDPAPITFSPPKLEVDNLDNVAITVIASNRPQYLYRMLVKLLATAGVKPEMITVFIDGFFKEPLAVTRLLGLRGIQHTPLGKKNARVSQHYKASLTSTFELHPRALYTIIIEEDLDVSPDFFNYFSQTLPLMEEDNTLYCVSAWNDQGYSHSCKDPGLLYRVETMPGLGWLLKRKLFKEELEKQWPSPDKQWDWDMWMRLPMIRKNRECIIPDISRTYHFGSKGLNMNPYFQELYFKRHSILNQSAVILKDIDRMTSAKYEEMIEEILKSAKVVDHTKNPCDESLIPENKDTVHVMYIEMKDATHFVTWKQLAKCHHLWDLDDRGFHKSMWRLFLNGTPVMLVGVPASPYHSHKPDSVSPFVLQKLSEKPKN; from the exons ATGGCTCACAAGGATTTTACAG AGAgaaataccaaagaaaaagaaCAAGCATCTGTCTTCAAGGAAAAAAGGGAGGAGTTACCCAAGGAAATTTCTCTTGCAGTCACCTCCAGCAAGTCTCTGGTGCATGTGACTGTGAATGAAGTCACG GTTTATCAGGATGATGATTTTGATGTCAACCGAGGAATTCATTTGGTGGTGCTCAATCAAGCCACT GGAAGTGTAATGGCTAAGCAGGTGTTTGATACATACAGTGCAGGGGAGGATCAAGCCATGCTGAATTTCCTCAGCCGCGTCTCCAAAAACCGAGTTCTCATCTTCGCAATCAAA GATGAGGGGTCGTTCCAGCTGAAGGCTCCAGTCCGTAGCGTCCTGCGAGAGATGGGCAGTGTGACAGTGGACAGATTGTCATTCAGAGACATGTGGATATTCATTTGTCACAAAGGAG GTAACGTCGTCAGTGAACGTCACAGTAAAGTGGAGAGTATGGGGATGTGGGGCAATCGCATCACAGTAAAGGAAGTCATTAAACTGGTTCCCTTACAAG ATTCTAAATGCTCTTGGCCAGAGAATGATTCGAGGCGACAGAACTTTTGTGAGAAGATGGAGGGATATGGTAAAGTGTGTGACTGTGATGATCCCGCCCCGATCACTTTCAGTCCTCCCAAG CTGGAAGTGGACAATTTGGACAATGTCGCGATAACAGTCATTGCTAGCAACCGACCACAGTATCTCTACAG AATGCTTGTGAAGCTGTTGGCGACAGCTGGAGTGAAGCCGGAGATGATCACGGTCTTCATCGATGGATTTTTTAAG GAGCCCCTGGCGGTGACCAGACTTCTGGGGTTGAGAGGGATCCAGCACACTCCCCTAGGAAAGAAGAATGCCCGGGTTAGTCAGCACTACAAGGCCAGCCTCACTTCCACATTCGAACTGCACCCT AGGGCGCTGTACACTATCATTATAGAAGAGGATCTGGATGTGTCACCTGATTTCTTCAA TTACTTCAGCCAGACTCTACCATTGATGGAGGAGGACAACACCTTATACTGTGTCTCCGCTTGGAATGACCAG GGGTACTCTCACTCCTGTAAGGACCCGGGGCTGTTGTACAGAGTGGAGACAATGCCAGGGCTTGGATGGCTGCTAAAAAGGAAACTCTTCAAGGAGGAGCTAGAGAAACAATGGCCGTCACCTGATAAA CAGTGGGATTGGGACATGTGGATGAGGCTACCCATGATAAGGAAGAACAGAGAATGCATCATCCCGGACATCTCGCGCACATATCACTTCGGGTCCAAAGGACTCAACATGAACCCTTACTTCCAAGAACTTTACTTCAAGAGACATTCCATTTTAAACCAGTCTGCTGTCATTTTGAAGGATATAGACAG AATGACATCAGCTAAGTATGAGGAGATGATTGAAGAAATTCTCAAATCGGCTAAAGTTGTTGATCACACAAAAAATCCTTGTGATGAGAGTCTCATTCCGGAAAACAAG GACACTGTCCATGTGATGTACATAGAGATGAAGGATGCGACACACTTTGTGACTTGGAAACAGCTTGCTAAG